A portion of the Kribbella jejuensis genome contains these proteins:
- a CDS encoding ABC transporter ATP-binding protein, whose translation MAVIEAADLVKEFSRPAVLPGRLPRLRGLFSTKRDTTRAVNGVNFEIEPGELVGYLGPNGAGKSTTIKMLTGILTPTSGVCRVAGLEPSRDRARNARNIGVVFGQRTQLWYDLPLRDSFEVLADLYDLDRTTYRKRVGLFTELLDLSEFLDTPVRSLSLGQRMRGDLVAAMLHEPSILFLDEPTVGLDVVAKARLTEFIAETNRTQGTTVVLTTHDMEDVERLCQRIIVIDSGAVLYDGDLSRLKERFMPHRFLVLTLSERTPAVRGIRRGVDIPFATEVEADAVGAVLPHPERSVVLRFDPREVTTPELVARASQVYQIDELSIVDPRLTDVISQLYDGLLT comes from the coding sequence ATGGCAGTGATCGAGGCGGCCGATCTGGTCAAGGAGTTCAGCCGGCCCGCGGTCCTGCCGGGCAGGCTGCCGCGGCTCCGGGGGTTGTTCAGCACCAAACGCGACACCACCCGCGCCGTGAACGGCGTGAACTTCGAGATCGAGCCGGGCGAACTCGTCGGCTACCTGGGCCCGAACGGCGCGGGCAAGTCGACGACGATCAAGATGCTCACCGGGATCCTCACGCCGACCTCCGGCGTCTGCCGGGTGGCCGGGCTCGAGCCGTCCCGGGACCGCGCCCGGAACGCCCGCAACATCGGCGTCGTCTTCGGCCAACGAACCCAGCTCTGGTACGACCTGCCATTACGCGACTCCTTCGAAGTACTCGCGGATCTCTACGACCTGGACCGGACGACGTACCGAAAGCGCGTCGGCCTGTTCACCGAACTGCTCGACCTGTCCGAGTTCCTGGACACGCCGGTGCGATCGCTGTCGCTCGGCCAGCGGATGCGTGGCGATCTGGTCGCCGCGATGCTGCATGAACCGTCCATCCTGTTCCTCGACGAGCCGACCGTCGGCCTGGACGTGGTCGCGAAGGCCCGACTGACCGAGTTCATCGCCGAGACCAACCGGACCCAGGGCACCACGGTGGTGCTGACGACGCACGACATGGAGGACGTCGAGCGGCTCTGCCAGCGAATCATCGTGATCGACTCCGGCGCCGTCCTGTACGACGGCGACCTGTCCCGCCTGAAGGAACGCTTCATGCCCCACCGCTTCCTCGTCCTCACCCTGTCCGAACGCACCCCGGCGGTACGCGGCATCCGTCGGGGCGTGGACATCCCGTTTGCGACTGAGGTGGAGGCCGACGCCGTTGGCGCGGTGCTGCCGCACCCGGAACGCAGCGTCGTGCTGCGTTTCGATCCCCGGGAGGTCACCACCCCGGAGCTGGTCGCCCGGGCGTCGCAGGTCTACCAGATCGACGAACTGTCGATCGTCGATCCACGGCTCACCGACGTGATCTCCCAGCTGTACGACGGACTGCTGACGTGA
- a CDS encoding ABC transporter permease, with protein sequence MTRAGTRSVLIYRGDLITGAVTLVIQVVLAIAVWRIVYSGRGPVNGVDARTAVAYAAIAACLQSVLLPWQFSSLPMRIRNGQIATDLTRPLGLIWQVLGQNFGVLLGRLPLGAIGLAAAAVIGALMLPPGWGAFLLSLVATAGGVVVAMLCNLIVSMVTFWTFEVSGPLIVYRFGSAFLSGSLIPLWFMPGWLRSSVEWLPFQAQVYTPVSIYLGRTRGGEALALVAVQLAWVVVLALLLELVWRRARHKVVVQGG encoded by the coding sequence ATGACCCGGGCCGGCACCCGGTCCGTCCTGATCTACCGCGGGGACCTGATCACCGGAGCGGTCACCCTTGTCATCCAGGTCGTCCTCGCGATAGCGGTCTGGCGGATCGTGTACAGCGGACGTGGGCCGGTCAACGGCGTGGACGCTCGTACTGCGGTCGCGTACGCGGCGATCGCGGCGTGTCTGCAATCGGTACTCCTCCCGTGGCAGTTCTCGTCGTTGCCGATGCGGATCCGGAACGGTCAGATCGCGACCGACCTGACCCGGCCGCTCGGACTGATCTGGCAGGTCCTCGGCCAGAACTTCGGCGTACTGCTCGGCCGCCTGCCGCTCGGGGCGATCGGTCTCGCGGCCGCGGCGGTCATCGGCGCGCTGATGCTTCCGCCGGGCTGGGGTGCGTTCCTCCTCTCGCTCGTGGCGACGGCAGGGGGTGTCGTGGTGGCGATGCTGTGCAACCTGATCGTGTCGATGGTGACGTTCTGGACGTTCGAGGTCAGCGGGCCGCTGATCGTCTACCGGTTCGGGAGCGCGTTCCTCTCGGGGTCGCTGATTCCGTTGTGGTTCATGCCGGGGTGGCTGCGGTCGTCGGTCGAGTGGCTCCCGTTCCAGGCGCAGGTCTACACGCCGGTGTCGATCTACCTCGGCCGGACCCGGGGCGGCGAGGCGCTGGCGCTGGTCGCCGTACAGCTGGCTTGGGTTGTCGTGCTGGCGCTCCTCCTCGAACTGGTGTGGCGGCGGGCACGCCACAAGGTGGTGGTGCAGGGTGGCTGA
- a CDS encoding ABC transporter permease → MAEQSWVRQYVILQRAALRAQLQYRVNFWTTLMGGVAFQGTQLLFLGVLLAKFGVIAGWGFPEVAFVFAMRLASHALYVVPFGALMLTDEIVRDGEFDRVLLRPVNPFLQLITRRFSLMSLGDALLGVGALIIFSRQAPVDWDAVKLAYLLLAVLGGGLIETGIATFFCGLTFVVTSTFSLRIFADSSITQFSGYPLTMFGRTTFYAFCTVFPMAFISFLPATVLLNRTSEVPLPTWLTLASPLAGPVVLALGYAFFSKMMPRYTSPGS, encoded by the coding sequence GTGGCTGAACAGTCGTGGGTGCGGCAGTACGTGATCCTCCAGCGCGCCGCATTGCGTGCGCAGTTGCAGTACCGGGTGAACTTCTGGACGACTCTGATGGGCGGTGTCGCCTTTCAAGGCACCCAGTTGCTGTTCCTCGGCGTCCTCCTCGCAAAGTTCGGTGTGATCGCGGGCTGGGGCTTCCCGGAGGTCGCCTTCGTGTTCGCGATGCGACTCGCATCGCACGCGCTGTACGTCGTTCCGTTCGGGGCGTTGATGTTGACCGACGAGATCGTCCGCGACGGCGAGTTCGATCGGGTGCTGTTGCGACCGGTGAACCCGTTCCTGCAGCTGATCACCCGGCGGTTCTCGCTGATGTCGCTCGGCGACGCCCTGCTCGGTGTCGGCGCGCTGATCATCTTCAGCCGGCAGGCACCTGTCGACTGGGACGCGGTCAAGCTCGCCTATCTGCTGCTGGCGGTGCTCGGCGGCGGCCTGATCGAGACCGGCATCGCAACCTTCTTCTGCGGCCTGACCTTCGTCGTCACCTCCACCTTCTCGCTGCGGATCTTTGCCGACAGCTCGATCACCCAGTTCTCCGGCTACCCGCTGACGATGTTCGGCCGCACGACCTTCTACGCCTTCTGCACCGTCTTCCCGATGGCGTTCATCTCCTTCCTCCCGGCAACCGTCCTGCTGAACCGCACCTCCGAAGTCCCGCTGCCCACGTGGCTGACCCTCGCCTCCCCACTGGCCGGCCCCGTCGTGCTGGCGCTCGGCTATGCGTTCTTTTCCAAGATGATGCCGAGATACACGAGCCCCGGGAGCTGA
- a CDS encoding transposase: MAEGFRRPCRGRVEGTGSYGAGLARLLTSEHVRVVEVSRPNRQNRRRRGKSDPIDAEAAARAVLAGTATGTPKTRTGIVESIRVVRTTRSGAIKARTAAINTLRQLVTTAPEPLRGQLAGLTTDQLIHATSALRPTTDLTDPVQATKTALRRLARRCQHLTEEVTDADTQLRTLTHQAAPALLERCGLGPETAGQLLTTAGDNPHRLHSNAAFAAVCGASPVPVASGRTHRVRLNRGGDRQANTALHTIVLVRMRHHQPTRAYVARRRAEGKTTKEVIRCLKRNLCRELLPLITQALTTQT; encoded by the coding sequence CTGGCTGAGGGGTTTCGGCGACCTTGCCGTGGTCGGGTCGAGGGCACCGGCAGCTACGGCGCCGGCCTCGCCCGGCTGCTGACCTCCGAACACGTCCGGGTGGTGGAGGTGTCACGACCGAACCGGCAGAACCGCCGCCGCCGCGGCAAGTCCGACCCGATCGACGCTGAGGCCGCCGCCCGAGCGGTCCTGGCCGGCACCGCGACCGGCACACCGAAGACCCGTACGGGGATCGTGGAGTCCATTCGCGTCGTGCGTACCACCCGCTCCGGCGCGATCAAGGCCCGGACCGCCGCCATCAACACCTTGCGCCAGCTCGTCACCACCGCGCCGGAACCACTACGCGGACAACTCGCCGGCCTCACCACCGACCAACTCATCCACGCCACCTCCGCACTACGCCCCACCACCGATCTGACCGACCCGGTCCAAGCCACCAAGACCGCGCTGCGCCGCCTCGCCCGCCGCTGCCAGCACCTGACCGAGGAAGTCACCGACGCCGACACCCAACTGCGCACTCTCACCCACCAGGCCGCACCGGCCCTGCTCGAACGCTGCGGCCTCGGCCCCGAAACAGCAGGCCAACTCCTCACCACCGCCGGCGACAACCCCCACCGACTGCACAGCAACGCCGCCTTCGCGGCCGTCTGCGGGGCATCTCCGGTTCCCGTCGCCTCCGGCCGCACCCACCGCGTCCGCCTTAACCGCGGCGGCGACCGCCAAGCCAACACCGCCCTGCACACCATCGTCTTGGTCCGCATGCGCCACCACCAGCCCACCCGCGCCTACGTCGCCCGCCGACGCGCCGAAGGCAAAACCACCAAAGAAGTCATCCGCTGCCTCAAACGCAACCTCTGCCGCGAACTCCTACCCCTCATCACCCAAGCGCTCACAACCCAGACTTGA
- a CDS encoding GNAT family N-acetyltransferase, translating into MTTLAAILRAAEHGTFPPPDLSVSVVPPPSDREYCVVSFTGHIVIAADVDPAWVAEHLPPGDLSAPTNPPFLSALEKLTGRRVSALDAMLLAPALTDEAERTAATAGLTELHDLAHPRVDRAWRYRDDVRAYVDAHEGMVLTGRGLADRLECAIEVPPNARLQGHGRRLALAARALIPSTASIWAQITPGNAASLRTFLAAGYKPIGSEALLIK; encoded by the coding sequence ATGACAACTCTCGCTGCCATTCTGCGCGCCGCCGAACACGGCACGTTCCCACCCCCGGATCTCAGCGTCTCCGTCGTACCCCCGCCGTCCGACCGCGAGTACTGCGTGGTGTCGTTCACCGGCCACATCGTGATCGCCGCGGACGTCGACCCGGCGTGGGTTGCGGAGCACCTACCGCCCGGCGACCTGTCCGCCCCGACGAACCCGCCGTTCCTCTCGGCCCTCGAGAAGCTCACCGGCCGCCGGGTCAGCGCGCTCGACGCGATGCTGCTCGCGCCCGCGCTCACCGACGAGGCCGAACGCACCGCCGCGACCGCCGGCCTCACCGAGCTGCACGACCTCGCCCATCCTCGAGTCGACCGCGCATGGCGCTACCGCGACGACGTCCGGGCATACGTCGACGCCCACGAAGGCATGGTCCTCACCGGGCGCGGTCTGGCGGACCGTCTCGAGTGCGCCATCGAAGTACCCCCGAACGCCCGCCTCCAAGGCCACGGCCGCCGCCTGGCCCTGGCCGCCCGCGCCCTGATCCCCAGCACTGCGTCGATCTGGGCCCAGATCACGCCCGGCAACGCGGCCTCTCTCCGCACGTTCCTCGCGGCCGGCTACAAGCCGATAGGTTCCGAAGCCCTGCTCATCAAGTAA